A segment of the Coffea arabica cultivar ET-39 chromosome 8c, Coffea Arabica ET-39 HiFi, whole genome shotgun sequence genome:
TCTTAGTTCAACCAGCTACGTTTTCTATGGTCAGCAATTAATTGCTAAATTAATCTGTATCCGTGCTACATCTGCACGTGTCCTGCATCAACCAGATGTCATCCTCTTGCACGCATACATAAGCACTTAGTTCTTTATGGTTTGTAGCCCTTTGTGAAAAAAGCCAAAAGCCCACCAAGGTCCTAAGTCACGGAGGAGGAGAAGACCTCACCAAAAAGCATGGTGTTGTTTCCACCATTGCTTTTGCAATGCTTTTTGTACCTAAACCAGCAACTATTATCTAAAGTGAAACTAACGTACTGATTCTCTAAAGATCTTCTTCTTCGCAAACAAGCTACCTTTTGTTCAGAGGCAATAATTCAGTAAATGCttaatcaacaagaaaaattaAACAACCCAGTTGACTCAATAACCAAAAAAAAGTACTAGTATACTTGATTTTGCTAGGAAAACACTGGAGCAGCAACTCTATTGCTGTGGCAACAAATTTTATACTCTCTATGGATAATTCTAAAAAGGGTAATGAAGGGAACAACAAGAAGCAGAGATTACTTGAAAGTTCAAAACAGAGCAGTTGATCACAAATTATAGCAACTTCatataaaacaaaagataatCAGAGAGTAGAGAACTTACATTGAGGGTGCGTTGGATGAACTTCGCTCTTTTCTTGGGTCTTTGAGGGAGTTTGGAACCCTTGATGGCCATAAaatcttcttctttctccttaTTCGTCAAGGCGATCACGAACTTAGGCGGCCAAACAGCAGGGATCGCATCACTCCCGGATGAAGTCCCTCCTCCTTTCCTGCTATCCGATGATGCCGACCCATTGATATTATTGCTGTTATCATTATTGTTGTTGCTGTTATCATTATTGTTGTTGCTGTTGTTCTTGGTACCATTGCTGTGGTGATGAAGGCTATTGTTGCCCCCTTTCCTGTCATGGCCACCAGCCCCTACCCTGTCCGGGGAAGCCAAACCCCTGACCCCGTTGCTCTGTCCCCTCATAGCCAGTGAACTCTCGGAAttcctaagaaaagaaaagaaccaaaaaaaaaaaaaaaaacacacaaacaaCAATTTGTAATCAGAAAACACTGAACATAAAGTTCTAACATTATTCCTCCTAGGACTAGCATGGGCTGTAAAATATGTACTACCAATAACATTTAGGCCCTTTCACTACAAGGGAAAAGTAAACTACCAAAATAGCCTTTGTGGGGTAGTCACGAAACGATAGATCTCAGGGTTACGTTGAATTGCACgctgtgaaaattgaaaacaagaatCACGATGGGGAATTGCGTAGAAAATGGGCGAAGGGTTACATAAGGGCGCTGATTTCTCGAGCCCGGATAAAAGCTTTAAAAAAAGTgatcaaaaaagaaagaaagattatGTGGGTTGGGTGCGTGTTATACGCTGGGAATATTTTAGGGGGAGCTTTTGATGGGTTTTTGGTTTCTGGCCGTAGGATCGATATTCCCATTACATGTAAGGGAAGGGGTTACGTGTCCCAACACCTCTCTATTGGATCTTCTAATGACGCTGGAAAATTGATAGGGAATCGGAGTTTACATGATATCCCTTATTGTTATACTATACAGACACATACATGGACGTGCTGAAAAGGGCAATAAGTAGGGCCCACTGCCTTAATTGCCCGTGAATGCAACAACACACACAATAGACAGAAAGAAATGGGTGGGTTAATTGACCTGATCATAGAAATGGATTCTCGGTTTCGTCTTCCCCAGCCCATCaacaaaatcaaatcaaataatatGTTTTGTTTTTTATCAGTTGATCCGTTTTGACCTTCCTTAGTGACACCAGCAATCCTCATTATTTGTGGCTAATAACGTTTGCTCCCAACCCGCGAAGGCCCCACCCACGTCttttcaatcaaaacatttaTAATTCCGTTTAATCGTGACAAAATTGCCATACGTGGAGAGGTCACCTTTAAAGCCAAGGATCAAGACGCGTGCGACAATAGATCACTTCACAATTTTTGTAGAGATCAAAGAATTCATTATTGAGCGTGAGACAGACAAAATAGTGCTACCACGCCATATTATGCCCATCCATCCAACTTAAAAGTGACAAACGATCCAAGTCCCAAAACTGTTATCTTaataaaaatggaaatttccatACACGTCTATTTTGGGCTGGACGTCCACCCATGTGATAATATTCTATTATTATTTCATTCTGGGTCCGTCTGGATcgaagattatttgaaaaaaaatatattaattaaaaTGTTACTGTATCATTTTTTGTGAGAtgcgatatatatatatatatatatatataaaactaaaaattaactaaaataaTACTGTATCACCTTTTACAATgcgatgtatatatatatatatatatatataaaataaaaaagattaaaaatttatatttaaaataatattataatattttttgtgatattATACATAAGGATGATTAAAAATGACGTATCTATATGATGTAAGCAGGACAACTCCTCTTGCAAGCCGTAAGTAGGATATtcaatatgaaaaaaaattaaaagaaaaaaaaggattgataatagattagattataaaaTTGGGGAAACCCGTCTTAAATCTTTTAATAATTCTATTTTGCCCATCAATCAATCCATACCCCACCCActaaaccatcatcaatcaaaaaattaAGGAGCCCCACCACCACTTCAATCAACCCAAATCCCACAAACTCTCCAATCCCATGCGCCGCTCACGTGACTCAACCACACTGAGTTAGATTtttaaaccccaaaaaaaaaaaaaacaaccagaagaaaaaaaaatattaacaaccaattttatcaaaacagaaaacaaaacaataaaaaaaaaatgtacctAAGAATTCGGTGAGATGGAGAAGCCGGCCGCTGACGGAGGTTCAAATAGACATTTCCGCCGTTATTGGAATTCCCATTGCTGTTATTAGCATCACTGGGCTGAGATAAATCCTTATTATGGTCCGATCTTACAAGCCGCCGATCAACCCCGACCACTGCTCTCAGACCGCCCGGCTGCAACCCGGAGGAGTCGCGGTTATTGCCGTTGTCCCGGACTTTGGCCTGGAATTTCATACAACGCAGCCTTTTACGGCTCCCCCACTGTAAAACGAAGTCAGACGACGTCGTAGCAGGGGACCTGGTCTCATTGCTACTATTATAGTGGTGGTTAGGATTCGAATTCCTCTCCATCCTTATCTCTACCTTTTctggccctttttttttttaacttgcacCTGTCGGACAAATCAGCACTGTAATTAAAATTCTTTACTGCAGCATTTAActggagttaaaaaaaaaaaaaaaaagtcacaaaATTAAGACCAAATCAGAGTTGGTGATCAATTATTGACCATTCAGGATTTGTTTGCTAAAATTAGGAAATTCTGGGTTTCTAAAGTGGTACTGACACTGGATTTGGAAGACGAGTTGGTTTCCAGGAGAAGATCTTATCAATTCATATGGAGGAAAATTACATTATTCAAGAATCAAAAATGGAGGAAATGGAAAAGTTTAGCCATTTATGTTCAAAACAAACACCATTGAAGGGAGGAAGAAAGAAGGGGATAGGATAAAGAAAGGGTCATCCTCCTGAGCCCAAAATTGCGTATACAGTCAAGGGAGcaattagaaaataaaatgcttcTCTTGAAAAAGcagaaactgaaaattttctggGAGAAACAGCATATGAAGAAGATTTTTTACCTTTCATAACAGGGTTCGTTCATTGGAACAAATCTCCGAGTAATTCAATTGGATTGTAAAGATAAAAGGCAGGGGAAaatcccaaaagaaaaaaaaaaaaaaaggtttccaTCTGAAAAACTAGAATAGAGAAAGAGCaaaagttgaagaagaaaataTTCTGATCACCAATTCCAATGATCTGACAGGCTTTTGCTTGCTGAAATCTAGACCAGCAAATGTTCTGAAACTCTTGCTTGGGAATCCAAATTATCACATTACCTCAAAATTATGCTGAAATTCTGTAATCAAAGAAGTTGCTCCTCATGAAATCTTGGCAAGCACTTTGGAATCTCTATCAGAGAGACCTTAGTTTTGATACATCACACGAATCGGCCTCAAAATCTGTAAAAACAAAGCCCCATAAAAAAATTTCATCAGTTTATTGAAAATCAAACATCAGTAGTAGATGAATTCTCTGATTTTTggcaaatgaaagaaacaaaTTTTAGTACCTGAATTTGTATTTATACACTGGGATTTCATTTTGAAAACTCATATCAACAACCGAGAATCAACAATGGTTCTGATCGTCTTTAGTCCTCAGAATTAGGAACTGTTTCAAGTAAATCAGAGCTTTAATCCTCTGTCTGAATTCCAAATCCGATCTTCACCAACCCAGAAACTGATCCTCCGACTTGAAAATTCCTGCAATCTCCCCTGTCGAACAGAATTCAGCAAAAAAGACAAGCTTAAATTGCCAAAGATTCATACAAAAAAATCCACGAAAATCAAATTTCCAATACCATCACTAACCTCCAAAGCTTCAGGATCAGACAGAAAAATGAGATTTCTAAGGAAACTCAAATCCTAGTCCAAACAAATTCTTCTGAAAACAACTCCAATTCCTCTTTGAATAATGTATCTGTTTAACAAAAAACAAGCAACATAAGATCAATTTTCTCAATTACTACAGATAAGCTGGGCCTTTCACCACAATTTCTCAGTACAATTGTAACAGAGCAGCAGGCAGGCAGATCTTTCTTAGTTCAAGAAAATCCATCCAACATTTTCACCTACCCAGATGTTTCCAGCGAAATCAAGCCGCTCCGCTGCTTCTATTTCTCTTTCTAGATTCTTAAAAGAATATggcagaaaggaaaaagagaaaattcagAGAAAGACAGAAGGAGAGTGctgtttccttcttcttcttcttcttcagatAAAAACTACAAAACAGAACGAAATAGTCTCTCTCCCTTTCTTTCAAACCCCTGGTTTTAtaccctccttttttttttttccaatttccaTGATCATTACATCAGGACCGTCCATCTTCCATCTCCCTGTGTAGCAGATATCCGACGGCCCGAATGTCTCCTCGTTCCATACGTCATCATCTTTGTTAATTCCCCCGTTTTCGTCGTTAATTCGTCGGATGGAATCTTCACACTTTTAACATTTTCACTCTACCCCCTCAAATTTTAAGCCTATTTTACCTCGATATTTCAATTGCATCACTCAATTACTGTGCACAATTTATTTGACCCAATCTATTTCGCTAAATGAATTTTTGGTTTTACCAATTTTGTAAGAGAATCATGCTCGAAAAAGTCATGTAATACCCCAAAAAAATCATAAttcattttcaaaccaaatctaacgAAACTATTTCATAtgtctatttttcctttttttcccacATTTACGCTATAATTGGTTTTTTAGCGAGGGAGTAAGGTTTCACTGACAATTTATTGTTCTGTCATCGGGTTTCACTGACAATTTATTATTCTGTCATCGTGCTAAGTAATTTGAGTGTAATTGCGTAAACTTATATGATTTGAGGATATAGAATGGAAAATTATTTGAAGAGAGATATAAAATTTATCAACtcctacataaatatatatttaccaaaatatcaatttagggaaaaaaaacaaTTATTATGCTAATATAGGACCTTTATGATTTATAAGCATCAATTATATGGGTTGGGgatagaggtggcaaaatgagcgggatgggcgggatttgcttgggtttaAGATGTAACCGAGTTATATGAGTTTGGACTCAAtcttacccatatgtgttttgggactaatttgGGCGGAATcattttgggatgggtttagattgatcccgcccaatacccaaatctattttctatatatatttttttcttttaattcattttttattttttatataactttaataGTTTTGatatattaaatttcttttagttatattaaataaaca
Coding sequences within it:
- the LOC113704277 gene encoding uncharacterized protein → MERNSNPNHHYNSSNETRSPATTSSDFVLQWGSRKRLRCMKFQAKVRDNGNNRDSSGLQPGGLRAVVGVDRRLVRSDHNKDLSQPSDANNSNGNSNNGGNVYLNLRQRPASPSHRILRNSESSLAMRGQSNGVRGLASPDRVGAGGHDRKGGNNSLHHHSNGTKNNSNNNNDNSNNNNDNSNNINGSASSDSRKGGGTSSGSDAIPAVWPPKFVIALTNKEKEEDFMAIKGSKLPQRPKKRAKFIQRTLNLVSPGAWLCDLTLERYEVREKKVSKKRPRGLRAMGNMDSDSE